GTTGCTTGAGCAGGGCCATTCGGCGACCGACATCGCGAGCGCGCTGATCGACATCTTGGGACGCGAAACGGTGCGCGAGACGGTGCCGATCCGCGAAGAAATGGAGCCGGCGCGGCGGCGCCACTCTCGCACCGATCCAGGCCGGGAATCGCACCGCGACTCCGGGCCACGCGACCCGTCGCACCGCGACTCGGCGCCAGGCGCGGCACGTCGTCGCCAGCGCGACCCGGCTTCACCGATCTCGCACGAGGCGGGAATGACGCGGCTGGTGATGAATGTGGGCAAGGCAAGCGGGATAGGGCCGGGCGACGTGGTCGGCGTGATCGCCGGTCTGGCGCGAGTGTCGCGCGAGAACATCGGCGCCATTGAATTGCTCGACCAGCAGACATTCGTCGACGTCGCTGAGGACAGCGCCAACGTCGTCCTGAAAAAACTCAAGGGAATCCACTTCAAAGGCCGCAAACTGGCGATCGCGCCGGCCGCATAGCAGCCCGTCGAGAAAGCCGGAGGCGCCCTTCGACAAGCATGTCCTGAGCAACGTCGAAGGGCTCAGGGTGAGCGGAGAATGTCCTTTGGAATCCGGGTGGGGATCCGCTCATGCTGAGCTCGTCGAAGCACGGGGTGGAGTTCTTCTATGATTCCTTGGGAACTCCTCGACAGCGCGCAGGTGCCCGGAAACGGCGAAGAGCTTCGCCTATACCGGCGTGGCGAAGAGTTTTCGATCAGGGTGGATAGTCGCGAACTCATGAACAGCCGTGTCCATGGCTCCGAGGACGCTCTGGCCGAGCTCGCATGCGCCAGGGTCGCCGACCGTACCTGTCCGCGGGTTCTAACCGGAGGTTTGGGTATGGGGTACACCCTGGCCGCTGCACTCCATCGACTCGGAGCCGGGGCCCGGGTGATCGTGGCTGAGTTGGTGCCGGCGGTGGTGGCATGGAACAGGGGACCCCTTGCTGACCTGGCTGGCCATCCACTTCAGGACAGCCGGGTGACTGTTCGCGAGGTCGATGTCGCCCGGATTCTAAAGGAAGAGCACCGGCTCTACGACGCCATCTTGCTGGACGTGGATAACGGCCCCGAGGGTCTGACCCTAAAGAGCAACGACTGGCTCTACGCGCGGGCCGGGCTGGATGCAGCCTTTGCGGCACTTCGGCCTGAGGGCGTGTTGGCGGTCTGGTCGACCATTCCCAATCGGGTTTTCGCCCAGCGCCTGCGTCGGGTCGGGTTCGAGGTGGACGAAGTCGGTGTGCGGGCAAGAGGCCCACGTGGGGGAAGACGGCACACGATCTGGATCGCCGGGCGCGGTCCCTAACCTGTAAGGGCAAGAGCCGCCGCGCGTGACGCGTACCCTGCTCGTCGGCGATGAGCCGCTCGACCGCTTGATTCTTTCAACTGCAATGATGATAAGAGTCACATGAAACTAGCCAGTACCCATGCCAAAACCCTGGTGCGCAATCATATCTACACGCGCACGCTCAGTGCCGGGGAGACCGCGGCGCGCATCAAAATGGGGCTGCGCGTCAGTGAGTTCGACACGCTACGGGAATTGCTGGGGCTGACAGTGGACGCTTTGGCCAAAAAGGTGGGCATCTCCATCGCCACCCTCTCGCGCCGGCGTCGAAGCGCCGAGGTCCTCGATGCCGAGCATGGCGATCGGATCATGCGCTTCGCGCGGCTCTACCGACTGGCGCGTGATCTCTACGACGGCGACGAGACGGCGGCGCGCAATTGGCTGACCAAGCCGGCGCGCGCCCTGGACGGGCAGACACCGCTCGACTACGCCGACACGGAGGTCGGTGCGCGCGAGGTCGAAAACCTCATCGGCCGCCTGGAGCACGGCGTCTACACCTGATGCCCACAGTGTGGCGCGTCGTCAAGCGGACGCATGCGGCTACGGCTTTTGATGGAGAGGGGGCGCGTCGCTTCGGCGGCCGCTGGAATTCGCCGGGTCGACGCGCCGTCTATGTGAGCGCCAGCAAATCTCTGGCGACGTTAGAACTCCTCGTTCACCTCGACGTCGCGCAGTCCATGCCACGCCTGGCGGCCTTTGCTTTCGACCTGAACGAGAAGCTCATCGAGGCCTTGTTGCCGGATGAGTTGCCCCGGCACTGGCGGACCTTGCGGGGGATTGCCGCCACGCAGCGGCCCG
Above is a window of Candidatus Binatia bacterium DNA encoding:
- a CDS encoding antitoxin Xre/MbcA/ParS toxin-binding domain-containing protein; protein product: MKLASTHAKTLVRNHIYTRTLSAGETAARIKMGLRVSEFDTLRELLGLTVDALAKKVGISIATLSRRRRSAEVLDAEHGDRIMRFARLYRLARDLYDGDETAARNWLTKPARALDGQTPLDYADTEVGAREVENLIGRLEHGVYT
- a CDS encoding RES domain-containing protein → MPTVWRVVKRTHAATAFDGEGARRFGGRWNSPGRRAVYVSASKSLATLELLVHLDVAQSMPRLAAFAFDLNEKLIEALLPDELPRHWRTLRGIAATQRPGDDWLASGLALALAVPSTIVPEESNYLLNTGHPAFARLKFGRPMPFLLDPRLAR